A genomic region of Acipenser ruthenus chromosome 9, fAciRut3.2 maternal haplotype, whole genome shotgun sequence contains the following coding sequences:
- the LOC117407223 gene encoding transmembrane protease serine 2-like isoform X1, whose product MAANPHSGPYYINYGFQQGQDLPPPYNLAAGAPPPPYLPQHPPSAVPQYSPSVPTHIPTPQRYLQDRPASSGRRTVALALSVVGVLLILGVTGFLIWYFGFIKRLPVFESTLWPSLTFSPTPETVSSSCMFGVPCGSSGSCVSSSKWCDGTPDCPLGEDEETCLRLYGSNFLLQAYSPTSQSWKPVCADYWSDSYGKSSCEQIGYSRDTYLQFGKTSQISSGSSGFMKLDSGLSNTGGKLQNMLTSSNWCSTGSVVTLRCIGCGVKSTPSTRIIGGTVAQVGEWPWQVSLQINKHHICGGTIITPYWIVTAAHCVETYSHASYWTVVGGFLTLTEMQTVPGSSVSLIIANKNYNSQTKDNDIALMKLTRPLAFSNTVKPVCLPNVGLQAAPSSQYWISGWGASREGGASTEDLLMARVNAIGRDTCNSAQVYNGLITKAMICAGVLQGGVDSCQGDSGGPLVTQENSLWWLMGDTSWGYGCAQRNKPGVYGNVTYFLDWIYHQMQTNR is encoded by the exons ATGGCTGCAAATCCA CATTCAGGTCCATATTATATAAACTATGGATTCCAACAGGGACAAGACCTTCCCCCTCCATACAACCTAGCTGCAGGCGCTCCTCCCCCACCGTATCTACCTCAGCACCCCCCCTCAGCTGTGCCGCAGTACAGCCCTTCAGTTCCCACGCACATTCCCACCCCTCAACGATACCTGCAGGACAGACCTGCCTCTTCAG GCAGGAGGACAGTCGCTCTTGCTCTCAGTGTTGTTGGTGTGCTACTCATTTTGGGAGTGACAGGGTTTCTCATCTGGTATTTTG GGTTTATAAAACGTTTACCTGTTTTTGAGTCAACTCTCTGGCCCTCACTCACATTCTCACCCACCCCAGAAACAG ttagtTCTAGCTGCATGTTTGGTGTGCCCTGTGGGTCTTCAGGAAGCTGTGTGAGCTCATCGAAGTGGTGCGATGGTACACCAGACTGTCCACTAGGGGAAGACGAGGAAACGTGCC TCCGGCTCTATGGATCCAACTTCCTTCTGCAGGCCTATTCCCCCACTAGCCAGTCCTGGAAGCCAGTGTGCGCGGATTACTGGAGTGATAGCTATGGCAAAAGCTCCTGCGAACAGATAGGGTACAGcag AGACACATACTTACAGTTTGGAAAAACCAGTCAAATCTCTAGTGGATCCAGTGGGTTTATGAAACTGGACTCCGGTTTAAGTAATACAGGAGGAAAACTCCAAAACATGCTGACGAgcag CAATTGGTGTTCAACTGGATCAGTAGTCACACTGCGCTGCATAG GCTGTGGTGTTAAATCTACTCCCTCGACTCGGATTATTGGAGGGACAGTGGCCCAGGTAGGGGAATGGCCATGGCAAGTCAGTCTCCAGATTAACAAGCATCATATCTGTGGTGGCACCATCATCACCCCCTACTGGATAGTGACAGCAGCACACTGTGTAGAAAC gtaTTCTCATGCTTCTTATTGGACGGTAGTTGGTGGCTTCCTTACGCTGACAGAAATGCAGACCGTCCCAGGATCCTCTGTGTCTCTTATTATTGCCAACAAAAATTACAACAGCCAAACAAAGGACAATGACATTGCACTCATGAAACTGACCAGGCCTCTTGCATTCTCAA ATACTGTAAAGCCAGTCTGTTTGCCAAATGTGGGTCTGCAGGCAGCTCCTTCAAGTCAATACTGGATATCTGGATGGGGAGCGTCGAGAGAAGGAG GAGCCTCTACTGAGGATCTGCTGATGGCCCGGGTCAATGCTATTGGTCGGGACACCTGTAACAGTGCCCAAGTGTACAATGGGTTGATAACGAAGGCAATGATCTGCGCTGGGGTTCTGCAAGGTGGAGTGGATTCCTGTCAG GGTGACAGTGGCGGGCCATTAGTTACACAGGAGAACTCGCTGTGGTGGTTGATGGGAGACACAAGCTGGGGTTATGGATGTGCCCAGCGAAACAAACCCGGAGTGTATGGCAATGTGACATATTTCCTGGACTGGATTTATCACCAGATGCAG accAACAGATGA
- the LOC131738030 gene encoding interferon-induced GTP-binding protein Mx-like, which produces MDNAFHDLYEDKVRPYLDFIDSLRALGVDQDLPLPTIVVIGDQSSGKSSVLEALSGVSLPRGGGLMTRCPLELILKNVKTDEWKGMIAYKDYEKKLGDPSEVEREIKTAQDTVAGKNNEISTERITLKIESRTAPDLTLIDLPGIARIAVGSQSHDIEKTIKKLINSYIKKAETINLVVIPCNTDIATAEALQMAREVDPSGERTLAVLTKPDLIDKGAEEQVNKLLRNELVFLQKGYLIVRCRGQQDIDNKMSLSEALKREMEFFKSNKHFRQPLAEKQATVPCLADRLTSELVQKIKKSLSTIESQLQSKVEETNQELASMGDTPSDDSEKKSFLSNKIRKFCNDIIALASGDFSQDFVSDLKLFPFSRECFEKWHCYLKEQESDLETKDDFRNKVKDNVESSYGRQLPGFLHYGVFESSAKYLIRKLEEPALEMQKEISDKVKSVLTELAYKHFAELPKLLKETKVIIDKIRQMQEDEANQMIKTLFRMESMIYTQDAIYSSRVELMEDTEEYSMHDNNKGLMSTESVVSHLTTHLKIYYKIASHRLVDLVPMAIKYYQMQESITKLQGEMFSILQMRDLVDELVEEEGTAAEKRRTLIERRERLNKARLALIKF; this is translated from the exons ATGGATAACGCTTTTCATGATCTCTATGAGGACAAGGTGCGACCCTACCTTGATTTCATTGATTCCCTGCGAGCGCTAGGTGTGGATCAGGACCTGCCGTTACCCACCATCGTGGTCATTGGAGACCAGAGTTCTGGGAAGAGCTCCGTACTTGAGGCTCTGTCTGGTGTATCTCTACCAAGAGGTGGTG GGCTTATGACGCGATGTCCTCTGGAACTGATCCTAAAAAATGTCAAAACGGATGAATGGAAAGGGATGATCGCTTACAAGGACTATGAGAAAAAGCTTGGAGACCCCTCTGAGGTGGAGAGAGAAATTAAAACAG CTCAAGATACTGTGGCTGGCAAGAATAATGAAATCAGCACTGAGCGGATCACTCTGAAGATCGAGTCCAGAACGGCTCCAGATTTAACCCTCATTGACCTGCCAGGAATAGCCAGAATTGCAGTGGGAAGTCAGTCACATGACATAGAGAAGACA atcaagaagTTAATCAACTCTTACATCAAGAAGGCAGAAACAATAAACCTGGTGGTCATTCCATGCAACACTGACATCGCTACAGCTGAAGCCTTACAAATGGCAAGAGAAGTGGATCCTTCAGGAGAGAGAACTCTGG CTGTGCTAACGAAACCAGACCTGATAGACAAAGGAGCTGAAGAACAGGTGAACAAGCTGCTCCGGAATGAGCTTGTCTTCCTGCAGAAAGGGTACTTGATTGTCAGGTGTCGTGGACAACAGGACATTGATAACAAGATGTCCTTGTCTGAAGCCCTTAAACGGGAAATGGAGTTTTTTAAATCCAATAAGCATTTCAG GCAACCGCTGGCTGAGAAGCAGGCAACTGTGCCCTGCCTGGCAGACAGACTCACGAGTGAGCTTGTCCAAAAGATCAAG AAATCCCTTTCTACAATTGAATCCCAGCTTCAGAGTAAAGTTGAGGAAACCAACCAGGAACTGGCATCGATGGGAGACACACCATCTGATGATTCCGAAAAAAAAAGCTTCCTGAGCAAT AAAATAAGAAAATTCTGCAATGACATCATTGCCCTGGCATCTGGAGATTTTTCCCAGGATTTTGTGAGTGATTTGAAGCTGTTTCCCTTTAGTCGAGAGTGTTTTGAGAAGTGGCACTGCTATCTGAAAGAGCAGGAATCTGATTTAGAGA CTAAGGATGACTTCCGTAACAAGGTAAAAGATAATGTCGAAAGCAGCTATGGAAGACAGTTGCCAGGATTCTTACACTACGGAGTTTTTGAATCTTCAGCCAAATACCTTATCAGGAAATTAGAGGAACCTGCTTTGGAAATGCAGAAAGAAATTTCAG ATAAGGTGAAGTCTGTGCTTACCGAATTGGCTTATAAGCACTTTGCTGAATTGCCCAAATTGCTGAAGGAGACAAAG GTTATAATTGACAAAATCCGTCAAATGCAAGAAGATGAGGCCAACCAGATGATAAAGACGCTCTTCAGGATGGAGTCAATGATTTATACACAGGATGCGATTTACAGCTCCAGGGTGGAGCTGATGGAGGACACAGAGGAATACTCTATGCACGATAATAACAAGGGTCTGATGAGCACAGAATCAGTGGTCTCACATCTGACAACCCATCTGAAAATCTATTACAAG ATTGCTTCCCATCGTCTTGTGGACCTTGTGCCCATGGCTATCAAGTACTACCAGATGCAGGAGTCGATCACCAAGCTGCAGGGAGAGATGTTCAGTATTCTCCAGATGAGGGACCTGGTGGATGagctggtggaggaggagggaacTGCAGCAGAGAAGCGCCGAACTCTCATAGAGCGTCGAGAGCGTCTGAACAAAGCACGCTTGGCTTTGATCAAATTCTAG
- the LOC117407223 gene encoding transmembrane protease serine 2-like isoform X2 codes for MAANPHSGPYYINYGFQQGQDLPPPYNLAAGAPPPPYLPQHPPSAVPQYSPSVPTHIPTPQRYLQDRPASSGRRTVALALSVVGVLLILGVTGFLIWYFVSSSCMFGVPCGSSGSCVSSSKWCDGTPDCPLGEDEETCLRLYGSNFLLQAYSPTSQSWKPVCADYWSDSYGKSSCEQIGYSRDTYLQFGKTSQISSGSSGFMKLDSGLSNTGGKLQNMLTSSNWCSTGSVVTLRCIGCGVKSTPSTRIIGGTVAQVGEWPWQVSLQINKHHICGGTIITPYWIVTAAHCVETYSHASYWTVVGGFLTLTEMQTVPGSSVSLIIANKNYNSQTKDNDIALMKLTRPLAFSNTVKPVCLPNVGLQAAPSSQYWISGWGASREGGASTEDLLMARVNAIGRDTCNSAQVYNGLITKAMICAGVLQGGVDSCQGDSGGPLVTQENSLWWLMGDTSWGYGCAQRNKPGVYGNVTYFLDWIYHQMQTNR; via the exons ATGGCTGCAAATCCA CATTCAGGTCCATATTATATAAACTATGGATTCCAACAGGGACAAGACCTTCCCCCTCCATACAACCTAGCTGCAGGCGCTCCTCCCCCACCGTATCTACCTCAGCACCCCCCCTCAGCTGTGCCGCAGTACAGCCCTTCAGTTCCCACGCACATTCCCACCCCTCAACGATACCTGCAGGACAGACCTGCCTCTTCAG GCAGGAGGACAGTCGCTCTTGCTCTCAGTGTTGTTGGTGTGCTACTCATTTTGGGAGTGACAGGGTTTCTCATCTGGTATTTTG ttagtTCTAGCTGCATGTTTGGTGTGCCCTGTGGGTCTTCAGGAAGCTGTGTGAGCTCATCGAAGTGGTGCGATGGTACACCAGACTGTCCACTAGGGGAAGACGAGGAAACGTGCC TCCGGCTCTATGGATCCAACTTCCTTCTGCAGGCCTATTCCCCCACTAGCCAGTCCTGGAAGCCAGTGTGCGCGGATTACTGGAGTGATAGCTATGGCAAAAGCTCCTGCGAACAGATAGGGTACAGcag AGACACATACTTACAGTTTGGAAAAACCAGTCAAATCTCTAGTGGATCCAGTGGGTTTATGAAACTGGACTCCGGTTTAAGTAATACAGGAGGAAAACTCCAAAACATGCTGACGAgcag CAATTGGTGTTCAACTGGATCAGTAGTCACACTGCGCTGCATAG GCTGTGGTGTTAAATCTACTCCCTCGACTCGGATTATTGGAGGGACAGTGGCCCAGGTAGGGGAATGGCCATGGCAAGTCAGTCTCCAGATTAACAAGCATCATATCTGTGGTGGCACCATCATCACCCCCTACTGGATAGTGACAGCAGCACACTGTGTAGAAAC gtaTTCTCATGCTTCTTATTGGACGGTAGTTGGTGGCTTCCTTACGCTGACAGAAATGCAGACCGTCCCAGGATCCTCTGTGTCTCTTATTATTGCCAACAAAAATTACAACAGCCAAACAAAGGACAATGACATTGCACTCATGAAACTGACCAGGCCTCTTGCATTCTCAA ATACTGTAAAGCCAGTCTGTTTGCCAAATGTGGGTCTGCAGGCAGCTCCTTCAAGTCAATACTGGATATCTGGATGGGGAGCGTCGAGAGAAGGAG GAGCCTCTACTGAGGATCTGCTGATGGCCCGGGTCAATGCTATTGGTCGGGACACCTGTAACAGTGCCCAAGTGTACAATGGGTTGATAACGAAGGCAATGATCTGCGCTGGGGTTCTGCAAGGTGGAGTGGATTCCTGTCAG GGTGACAGTGGCGGGCCATTAGTTACACAGGAGAACTCGCTGTGGTGGTTGATGGGAGACACAAGCTGGGGTTATGGATGTGCCCAGCGAAACAAACCCGGAGTGTATGGCAATGTGACATATTTCCTGGACTGGATTTATCACCAGATGCAG accAACAGATGA
- the LOC131738002 gene encoding transmembrane protease serine 2-like, with protein MITQLDLWRSDTVKPVCLPNVGLQAAPSSQYWISGWGASREAGASTEDLLMARVNAIGRDTCNSAQVYNGLITKAMICAGVLQGGVDSFQVTNAYSAW; from the exons ATGATCACCCAGCTGGACCTGTGGAGATcag ATACTGTAAAGCCAGTCTGTTTGCCAAATGTGGGTCTGCAGGCAGCTCCTTCAAGTCAATACTGGATATCTGGATGGGGAGCGTCTAGAGAAGCAG GAGCCTCTACTGAGGATCTGCTGATGGCCCGGGTCAATGCTATTGGTCGGGACACCTGTAACAGTGCCCAAGTGTACAATGGGTTGATAACGAAGGCAATGATCTGCGCTGGGGTTCTGCAAGGTGGAGTGGATTCCTTTCAGGTAACAAATGCATATTCTGCTTGGTAG